A stretch of the Capsicum annuum cultivar UCD-10X-F1 chromosome 10, UCD10Xv1.1, whole genome shotgun sequence genome encodes the following:
- the LOC107852433 gene encoding protein trichome birefringence-like 34 isoform X2, giving the protein MVLESHIISLKEKNHPQSVICFLEVGFLIMSHILSTENNTVLSCLMTLLVINLEEKTQNFSIGDGDLMIVIFQECRFNGKALLEKLKGKRVVFVGDSLNKNQWASIVCLIESTGIPSLKPLSYKGNLIAFEVKEYNATIDFYWSPLLVESNCDDPVNHRIRDRIIRIEAIENHARHWNDADILIFDSFTWWHEHQMTLLWGSFNSSDAIYKKVGMKLRRYEMALRTWSDWLEVQIDRNRTRLFFMSLSPSHKNATDWGMRNDQTCYEETEPISRKEYWGSQTDRKMMEIAEASINGLKRRGLDIQYLNITQLSDYRKDAHPSIYKRNWVAPAKK; this is encoded by the exons ATGGTGTTAGAATCCCACATAATAagcctaaaagaaaaaaatcatcccCAAAGTGTGATTTGTTTTCTGGAAGTTGGATTTTTGATAATGTCTCATATCCTCTCTACAGAGAACAACACTGTACTTTCATGCCTGATGACTTTGCTTGTCATAAATTTGGAAGAAAAGACTCAAAATTTCAGCATTGGAGATGGCGACCTTATGATTGTGATCTTCCAAG AGTGTAGGTTTAATGGTAAAGCATTATTGGAGAAGCTAAAAGGGAAGAGGGTGGTGTTTGTTGGGGATTCATTGAACAAGAACCAATGGGCTTCTATTGTATGCCTAATTGAATCCACTGGAATTCCTTCTCTCAAACCACTCAGCTATAAAGGCAACTTGATCGCCTTTGAGGTCAAG GAATACAATGCAACAATTGATTTCTACTGGTCACCATTGCTAGTCGAATCCAATTGTGATGATCCAGTGAACCACCGTATCCGGGATCGAATTATCAGAATTGAGGCCATTGAGAATCATGCCAGGCACTGGAATGATGCAGACATTCTCATCTTTGATTCTTTCACCTGGTGGCACGAGCACCAAATGACACTGCT ATGGGGATCTTTTAATAGCTCTGATGCAATCTACAAGAAGGTTGGAATGAAGTTGCGCCGCTATGAGATGGCCTTAAGAACATGGTCAGATTGGTTGGAAGTTCAAATTGACAGAAACAGGACAAGATTGTTCTTCATGAGCCTCTCTCCTTCTCACAAAAA TGCTACAGATTGGGGCATGAGAAATGATCAAACTTGCTATGAAGAAACAGAACCAATATCAAGAAAAGAGTATTGGGGAAGTCAAACGGATAGGAAAATGATGGAAATTGCAGAGGCCTCTATAAATGGGCTGAAGAGAAGAGGATTAGACATACAATATCTCAACATAACACAACTATCAGATTATAGAAAAGATGCACATCCATCAATTTACAAGAGGAATTGGGTTGCTCCAGCAAAAAAGTAA
- the LOC107852433 gene encoding protein trichome birefringence-like 34 isoform X1 — protein MAEKVVHKSWIIQYNLHSIIGILLLVFLFVSFYVIGDNSDGVRIPHNKPKRKKSSPKCDLFSGSWIFDNVSYPLYREQHCTFMPDDFACHKFGRKDSKFQHWRWRPYDCDLPRFNGKALLEKLKGKRVVFVGDSLNKNQWASIVCLIESTGIPSLKPLSYKGNLIAFEVKEYNATIDFYWSPLLVESNCDDPVNHRIRDRIIRIEAIENHARHWNDADILIFDSFTWWHEHQMTLLWGSFNSSDAIYKKVGMKLRRYEMALRTWSDWLEVQIDRNRTRLFFMSLSPSHKNATDWGMRNDQTCYEETEPISRKEYWGSQTDRKMMEIAEASINGLKRRGLDIQYLNITQLSDYRKDAHPSIYKRNWVAPAKK, from the exons ATGGCAGAAAAAGTAGTGCATAAATCGTGGATAATTCAGTATAACTTACATTCTATTATAGGAATCCTCCTCTTGGTATTTCTTTTTGTGTCCTTCTATGTTATAGGGGATAATAGTGATGGTGTTAGAATCCCACATAATAagcctaaaagaaaaaaatcatcccCAAAGTGTGATTTGTTTTCTGGAAGTTGGATTTTTGATAATGTCTCATATCCTCTCTACAGAGAACAACACTGTACTTTCATGCCTGATGACTTTGCTTGTCATAAATTTGGAAGAAAAGACTCAAAATTTCAGCATTGGAGATGGCGACCTTATGATTGTGATCTTCCAAG GTTTAATGGTAAAGCATTATTGGAGAAGCTAAAAGGGAAGAGGGTGGTGTTTGTTGGGGATTCATTGAACAAGAACCAATGGGCTTCTATTGTATGCCTAATTGAATCCACTGGAATTCCTTCTCTCAAACCACTCAGCTATAAAGGCAACTTGATCGCCTTTGAGGTCAAG GAATACAATGCAACAATTGATTTCTACTGGTCACCATTGCTAGTCGAATCCAATTGTGATGATCCAGTGAACCACCGTATCCGGGATCGAATTATCAGAATTGAGGCCATTGAGAATCATGCCAGGCACTGGAATGATGCAGACATTCTCATCTTTGATTCTTTCACCTGGTGGCACGAGCACCAAATGACACTGCT ATGGGGATCTTTTAATAGCTCTGATGCAATCTACAAGAAGGTTGGAATGAAGTTGCGCCGCTATGAGATGGCCTTAAGAACATGGTCAGATTGGTTGGAAGTTCAAATTGACAGAAACAGGACAAGATTGTTCTTCATGAGCCTCTCTCCTTCTCACAAAAA TGCTACAGATTGGGGCATGAGAAATGATCAAACTTGCTATGAAGAAACAGAACCAATATCAAGAAAAGAGTATTGGGGAAGTCAAACGGATAGGAAAATGATGGAAATTGCAGAGGCCTCTATAAATGGGCTGAAGAGAAGAGGATTAGACATACAATATCTCAACATAACACAACTATCAGATTATAGAAAAGATGCACATCCATCAATTTACAAGAGGAATTGGGTTGCTCCAGCAAAAAAGTAA